The Panicum hallii strain FIL2 chromosome 9, PHallii_v3.1, whole genome shotgun sequence genome has a window encoding:
- the LOC112877881 gene encoding putative linoleate 9S-lipoxygenase 3, whose amino-acid sequence MLSEIIHGLTGANKNARLKGTVVLMRKNVLDLNDFGATVIDGISEFLGKGVTCQLISSTLVDSNNGNRGKVGAEANLEQWLTSLPSLTTGESKFGVTFNWEVEKLGVPGAVIVKNNHAAEFFLKTITLDDVPGRGMVTFVANSWVYPVAKYRYNRVFFSNDTYLPSQMPAALKPYRDDELRNLRGDDQQGPYEEHDRVYRYDVYNDLGEPDRGNPRPVLGGSADHPYPRRCRTGRKPTSTDPNSESRLSLVEQIYVPRDERFGHLKMSDFLGYAIKAISQGIVPAVRTYVDTTPGEFDSFQDILNLYEGGIKLPKIQALEDMRKLFPLQLVKDLLPAGGDYLLKLPIPQIIKEDKNAWRTDEEFAREVLAGVNPMVITRLTEFPPKSTLDPSKYGDQTSTITADHIEKGLEGLTVQQALDGNRLFILDHHDRFMPFLIDVNNLEGNFIYATRTLFFLRGDGRLAPLAIELSEPYIDGALTKAKSKVYTPASSGVEAWVWQLAKAYVAVNDSGWHQLISHWLNTHAVMEPFVIATNRQLSVTHPVHKLLHPHYRDTMTINALARQTLINGGGIFEMTVFPGKYALAMSSAVYKGWNFTEQGLPADLVKRGVAVADPSSPSKVRLLIEDYPYASDGLAIWHAIEQWVGEYLAIYYPDDATLQGDEELQAWWKEVREVGHGDLKDAPWWPRMQAVTELAGACTTIIWIASALHAAVNFGQYPYAGYLPNRPTVSRRRMPEPGTEAYEELERDPELGFIHTITSQIQTIIGISLIEVLSKHSSDEVYLGQRDTPAWTSDARALAAFKRFSDALVEIEGKVVGANRDPQLKNRSGPADFPYTLLYPNTSDRTGAAAGITAKGIPNSISI is encoded by the exons ATGCTGAGCGAGATCATCCACGGGCTGACGGGGGCGAACAAGAATGCGCGGCTCAAGGGCACGGTGGTGCTCATGCGCAAGAACGTGCTCGACCTCAACGACTTCGGCGCCACTGTCATCGACGGCATCAGCGAGTTCCTCGGCAAGGGGGTCACCTGCCAGCTCATCAGCTCCACCCTCGTCGACTCCA ACAACGGCAACCGCGGCAAGGTGGGCGCCGAGGCGAACCTGGAGCAGTGGCTGACGAGCCTGCCGTCGCTGACGACCGGCGAGTCCAAGTTCGGCGTGACATTCAACTGGGAGGTGGAGAAGCTGGGCGTGCCGGGCGCCGTCATCGTCAAGAACAACCACGCCGCCGAGTTCTTCCTCAAGACCATCACCCTCGACGACGTGCCCGGGCGCGGCATGGTGACCTTCGTCGCCAACTCCTGGGTCTACCCCGTCGCCAAGTACCGCTACAACCGCGTCTTCTTCTCCAACGAC ACGTACCTGCCGAGCCAGATGCCGGCGGCGCTGAAGCCCTACCGCGACGACGAGCTCCGCAACCTCCGCGGCGACGACCAGCAGGGCCCCTACGAGGAGCACGACCGCGTCTACCGCTACGACGTCTACAACGACCTCGGCGAGCCCGACCGCGGCAACCCGCGCCCCGTCCTCGGCGGCTCCGCCGACCACCCCTACCCGCGCCGGTGCCGCACCGGCCGCAAGCCCACCAGCACCG ACCCCAACTCGGAGAGCCGGCTGTCGCTGGTGGAGCAGATCTACGTGCCGCGGGACGAGCGGTTCGGCCACCTCAAGATGTCGGACTTCCTGGGGTACGCGATCAAGGCCATCTCGCAGGGGATCGTGCCGGCGGTGCGCACGTACGTGGACACCACCCCCGGCGAGTTTGACTCGTTCCAGGACATCCTCAACCTCTACGAGGGCGGCATCAAGCTGCCCAAGATCCAGGCGCTCGAGGACATGCGCAAGCTCTTCCCGCTCCAGCTCGTCAAGGACCTCCTCCCAGCAGGCGGCGACTACCTCCTCAAGCTCCCCATCCCGCAGATCATCAAAG AGGACAAGAATGCGTGGAGGACCGACGAGGAGTTCGCCCGGGAGGTGCTCGCCGGCGTCAACCCGATGGTGATCACGCGCCTCACG GAGTTCCCTCCCAAGAGCACGCTCGATCCCAGCAAGTACGGCGACCAGACGAGCACCATCACGGCGGACCACATCGAGAAGGGCCTCGAGGGCCTCACGGTGCAGCAGGCGCTGGACGGCAACCGGCTCTTCATCCTGGACCACCACGACCGGTTCATGCCGTTCCTCATCGACGTCAACAACCTGGAGGGCAACTTCATCTACGCCACCCGGACGCTCTTCTTCCTGCGCGGCGACGGCAGGCTGGCCCCGCTCGCCATCGAGCTCAGCGAGCCGTACATCGATGGCGCCCTGACCAAGGCCAAGAGCAAGGTCTACACGCCGGCGTCCAGCGGCGTCGAGGCCTGGGTGTGGCAGCTCGCCAAGGCCTACGTCGCCGTCAACGACTCCGGCTGGCACCAGCTCATCAGCCACTG GCTGAACACGCACGCGGTGATGGAGCCGTTCGTGATCGCGACGAACCGGCAGCTGAGCGTGACGCACCCGGTCCACAAGCTCCTGCACCCGCACTACCGCGACACGATGACCATCAACGCGCTGGCGCGGCAGACGCTCATCAACGGCGGCGGCATCTTCGAGATGACCGTGTTCCCGGGGAAGTACGCGCTGGCCATGTCCTCCGCGGTGTACAAGGGCTGGAACTTCACCGAGCAGGGCCTCCCCGCCGACCTCGTCAAGCGGGGCGTGGCGGTGGCGGACCCGTCGAGCCCCAGCAAGGTGCGGCTGCTGATCGAGGACTACCCGTACGCGAGCGACGGGCTGGCCATCTGGCACGCCATCGAGCAGTGGGTGGGCGAGTACCTGGCCATCTACTACCCCGACGACGCCACGCTGCAGGGCGACGAGGAGCTGCAGGCGTGGTGGAAGGAGGTGCGCGAGGTCGGGCACGGCGACCTCAAGGACGCGCCCTGGTGGCCCCGGATGCAGGCCGTgacggagctcgccggcgcctgCACCACCATCATCTGGATCGCGTCGGCGCTGCACGCGGCCGTGAACTTCGGGCAGTACCCGTACGCGGGGTACCTTCCGAACCGGCCGACGGTGAGCCGGCGGCGGATGCCGGAGCCCGGCACCGAGGCGTACGAGGAGCTTGAGCGCGACCCGGAGCTGGGGTTCATCCACACCATCACGAGCCAGATCCAGACCATCATCGGCATCTCGCTCATCGAGGTCCTCTCCAAGCACTCCTCCGACGAGGTGTACCTCGGCCAGCGCGACACCCCGGCGTGGACCTCGGACGCCCGGGCGCTCGCGGCGTTCAAGCGGTTCAGCGACGCGCTGGTGGAGATCGAGGGTAAGGTGGTGGGCGCCAACCGCGACCCGCAGCTGAAGAACCGGAGCGGGCCCGCAGACTTCCCCTACACGCTGCTGTACCCCAACACCTCCGACCgcacgggcgccgccgccgggatcACCGCCAAGG